Proteins from one Octopus bimaculoides isolate UCB-OBI-ISO-001 chromosome 19, ASM119413v2, whole genome shotgun sequence genomic window:
- the LOC106880376 gene encoding leukocyte elastase inhibitor: MYVFSVFIVSTYIIFLFTNNFVALADTPSANYDKLQQYKHDISVPINDFTLKIFKQLLDSKTGNILWSPFLVSISLSFVQMTDKINSAEKIQSLLYPSVSWELFHQSFTEYLKTVQGLSNFQLSNKLYIDPVLLPNININISKYYFLEIDEINPRTIDKLSDKFHKNRISNFMSFGNTNEEIFAVLVNSLHFQGFWKNQFNRKFTMRENFYVTEKQAEVVEMMYTEDYFTIKSDERFSFRSLEIPLVGNRFSFYVVLPDDIEGITSIEKQLTSRLLWQIIANKASPRNVALILPKFQMKSNLTFQDILFKETTDHFFNLENNNLTNTHVHLIDILHQGFLNFNELGTTSSPATIRKSSHLFEKKAKYETSFTVNHPFLFFIVDKTSFMILHVGKCTHPDSSTGLHQLNTHDEL, from the coding sequence atgtatgtattcagTGTTTTCATAGTAAGTAcgtatatcatatttttattcacTAATAATTTCGTTGCCTTAGCTGACACACCGTCAGCAAATTATGACAAACTACAACAATACAAACATGACATTTCTGTACCAATTAATGATTTcactttgaaaatattcaaacaacTTCTTGATTCAAAGACAGGAAACATACTCTGGTCACCATTTCTTGTTAGTATAAGTCTGTCATTCGTTCagatgactgataaaataaactcTGCAGAGAAAATCCAATCTCTGCTTTATCCATCTGTTTCATGGGAATTATTCCATCaaagttttacagaatatttGAAAACTGTTCAAGGTTTATCAAATTTCCAGTTatctaataaattatatattgatcCAGTTCTTCTTCCGAACATCAACATTAATATTAGCAAATACTACTTTTTGGAAATAGATGAAATTAATCCAAGAactattgataaattaagtgatAAGTTCCATAAAAATAGAATCAGCAATTTTATGTCATTTGGCAacacaaatgaagaaatatttgctgTATTAGTGAACAGCTTGCATTTCCAAGGATTTTGGAAAAATCAATTTAACAGAAAGTTTACCATGAGAGAAAACTTTTATGTGACAGAAAAACAAGCAGAAGTTGTTGAAATGATGTATACAGAAGACTATTTTACTATAAAATCAGATGAACGTTTTAGTTTTAGGAGTCTAGAAATACCCTTGGTTGGTAACCGGTTTAGTTTCTATGTCGTTCTTCCTGATGATATTGAAGGAATTACTTCAATAGAAAAACAGCTGACATCACGACTCTTATGGCAAATTATTGCTAACAAGGCTTCTCCAAGAAATGTTGCTTTGATTTTACCCAAGTTTCAAATGAAATCTAACTTGacttttcaagatattttattcaaagaaaCGACTGACCATTTCTTCAATTTGGAAAATAACAACTTAACAAATACCCACGTACACTTAATTGACATTCTTCACCAAGGTTTTCTCAATTTCAATGAACTGGGAACAACAAGCAGTCCTGCTACCATCAGAAAATCTAGtcatttgtttgaaaaaaaagcCAAATATGAAACCTCTTTCACAGTTAATCatccatttttattctttattgttgATAAAACTTCTTTCATGATTCTACATGTGGGAAAATGCACTCACCCTGACAGCAGTACAGGACTCCATCAACTAAATACCCATGATGAactttga